A window of Babylonia areolata isolate BAREFJ2019XMU chromosome 2, ASM4173473v1, whole genome shotgun sequence contains these coding sequences:
- the LOC143296019 gene encoding uncharacterized protein LOC143296019, translated as MMVVALNDFLTPTEAAGDSNARDGGRKKGRKGSRKGSRKGCRKGGIPTWLEDATGGTLETNFANAWEKANASVQTLGKTTSVSKMSDETLVKKCSKLFNSALNHREGNYTQGLADIVQRLESFFSLIQRADQTVLQRGANSKLSKDLRQPVKYVRQMKDAVYYYLSGLRTACDNQARNRSEQDCRARSDRQRYMCQLDASDNEGHWKEQALIISKQLQNFLQALRSFKRVPCKRQGPRQKGDKEKGKHRKARKGPYHRDVTTAFCKLVARPVSP; from the exons atgatggtggtggctctCAACGACTTCTTAACCCCCACAGAGGCTGCTGGTGACAGCAACGCCagag atggaggaaggaagaaaggaaggaagggaagcaGGAAGGGAAGCAGGAAGGGATGCAGGAAGGGGGGTATACCAACATGGCTGGAGGACGCTACAGGCGGCACCTTGGAGACCAACTTCGCGAACGCCTGGGAGAAAGCCAACGCCAGCGTCCAGACCCTTGGCAAG ACCACTTCGGTGTCGAAAATGTCGGATGAAACTTTG gtGAAGAAGTGCTCCAAACTTTTCAACAGCGCACTGAACCACAGAGAAGGAAACTACACGCAGGGACTAGCTGACATTGTGCAACGCTTGGAGTCCTTCTTCAGCCTTATCCAAAGGGCCGACCAGACTGTCCTACAGCGTGGGGCCAATTCAAAACTCTCCAAGGACCTGAGGCAACCAGTGAAATATGTACGCCAAATGAAGGACGCTGTGTACTACTACCTTTCGGGGCTCCGGACCGCCTGTGACAACCAGGCCCGGAACAGGTCGGAGCAGGACTGCAGAGCGAGGTCGGACCGCCAGAGGTACATGTGCCAGCTGGACGCTTCGGACAACGAGGGACACTGGAAGGAACAAGCGCTGATCATCTCCAAGCAGCTACAGAACTTTCTGCAAGCACTCCGCTCCTTCAAACGCGTCCCGTGCAAGAGGCAAGGACCCCGACAGAAGGGGGATAAGGAAAAGGGGAAACACAGGAAGGCCAGAAAGG